Proteins from a single region of Gossypium arboreum isolate Shixiya-1 chromosome 1, ASM2569848v2, whole genome shotgun sequence:
- the LOC108453196 gene encoding uncharacterized protein LOC108453196, producing MLRRIAWLIGFNNKVEQAKKLSNAKPQPAKVQPAVMLDTIQEIAIYIHRFHNLDLFQQGWYRLKITMRWENDQQTSIGAPSRVMQYEAPNVGSDDVYGVWRIDDTDNSFATRPFRIKYAKQDVLLSILVAFHLPLTENEGPLSSAVILKFELLYSPVLEKGSEFQPSSDGCPAAVHEFRIPPKALLGLHSYCPVYFDSFHAVLVDVSVHICLLKVGSRKGAKKVPSIPYSAPNAVAGETIDGSSQALDKVACTDLKHATLVKALFDARDTLLVELQRFGNGINRVIDLTEFTSTMNETKLSDSILQANPATAHAEVPGQGKPQNGLEGVGGRLDVRLLQNLSKDDKIKLFNLWGEQVSYLWNTFLNFHRENKTQIVQFLRDAWAKDRRAEWSIWMVYSKVEMPHHYINGGFDEPSHHIVHKRGPSLLKLTDEPAELATMRAELHRRSIAQMRINNRSIQDMQIFGDPSGVPIVIMERVINAPRRTVSDISFLKNFDVMHLATTSTVLEAGKSQSSTSAARSGHDLKIVVFVHGFQGHHLDLRLVRNQWLLIDSKIHFLMSEANEEKTSGDFRDMGLRLAHEVIAYVKKKMDKASRSGDLRNIKLSFVGHSIGNIIIRTALAESIMEPYLRFLHTYVSLSGPHLGYLYSSNSLFNSGLWLLKKLKGTQCIHQLTFTDDPDIRNTFFYKLCKQKTLENFKNIVLLSSPQDGYVPYHSARIESCRAASTDYSKKGKAFLEMLNYCIDQIRAPTCENRVFIRCDVNFDTSTYGKNLNTFIGRAAHIEFLESDIFARFIMWSFPELFE from the exons ATGTTACGTCGTATTGCGTGGTTAATTGGTTTCAATAATAAAGTCGAACAAGCGAAGAAGTTATCCAATGCAAAACCGCAACCGGCTAAAGTACAGCCGGCTGTCATGTTGGATACTATCCAAGAGATTGCAATTTACATCCATAGGTTTCATAACCTTGATCTTTTCCAGCAAGG ATGGTATCGACTTAAGATTACTATGAgatgggaaaatgatcagcaaaCTTCTATAGGAGCGCCTTCAAGAGTCATGCAATATGAAG CTCCAAACGTTGGTTCTGATGATGTATACGGAGTGTGGAGGATTGATGACACTGACAACAGTTTCGCAACACGGCCTTTTCGAATCAAATATGCGAAACAGGATGTTCTTCTATCTATCTTGGTTGCATTTCATCTACCCCTTACTGAGAACGAG GGCCCTTTATCATCAGCTGTCATATTGAAGTTTGAGCTTCTCTATTCTCCTGTATTGGAGAAAGG TTCTGAGTTTCAGCCTTCTTCAGATGGTTGCCCTGCTGCTGTTCATGAATTTCGTATCCCTCCTAAAGCTCTTTTAGGACTGCATTCCTATTGCCCTGTTTATTTTGATTCATTTCATGCTGTTCTTGTGGATGTAAGTGTTCACATCTGTCTCCTAAAAGTTGGTTCTCGCAAGGGCGCAAAGAAAGTACCCAG CATTCCTTATAGTGCCCCCAATGCTGTTGCTGGTGAAACTATCGACGGATCTAGTCAG GCACTAGATAAAGTGGCATGTACTGACTTGAAACATGCCACGCTTGTTAAGGCTTTATTTGATGCTCGTGACACACTGCTTGTGGAGCTACAAAGATTTGGCAATGGTATTAACCGAGTAATTGATTTAACTGAATTTACATCCACAATGAACGAAACAAAACTATCTGATTCCATTCTGCAAGCAAACCCGGCTACTGCTCATGCTGAAGTTCCCGGACAAGGCAAGCCACAAAATGGTCTTGAG GGAGTTGGTGGTAGATTAGATGTTAGGTTGCTCCAGAACTTATCCAAGgatgataaaattaaattatttaatctatGGGGTGAACAGGTGTCGTATTTATGGAACACATTCCTCAATTTCCACAG GGAGAATAAAACACAGATAGTGCAATTCCTTCGTGATGCATGGGCTAAGGATCGAAGAGCTGAATGGTCAATATGGATGGTTTACTCTAAGGTTGAAATGCCTCACCATTATATAAATGGTGGTTTTGATGAGCCTTCCCACCATATTGTGCATAAGAGGGGTCCCAGTTTGCTGAAGTTAACTGATGAA CCTGCAGAGTTAGCAACCATGAGAGCTGAGCTTCATCGACGAAGTATTGCACAAATGAGG ATTAACAATCGATCGATCCAAGACATGCAAATATTTGGAGATCCTTCAGGAGTTCCTATTGTAATTATGGAACGTGTAATAAATGCACCTCGTCGTACTGTTAGTGATATATCATTCTTGAAGAATTTTGACGTAATGCATTTAGCTACCACAAGCACTGTTCTTGAAGCTGGGAAGAGTCAATCAAGTACAAGTGCTGCACGGAGTGGGCATGACTTGAAGATCGTTGTCTTTGTGCATGGTTTTCAG GGGCATCATCTGGATCTGCGACTTGTTAGGAACCAATGGCTTTTGATAGATTCCAAGATACATTTCCTAATGTCAGAGGCAAATGAAGAGAAAACATCTGGAGACTTCAGAGATATGGGACTAAGGCTGGCACATGAAGTGATTGCATATGTCAAAAAGAAAATGGACAAAGCTTCAAGATCTGGTGACTTACGAAATATCAAACTTAGTTTTGTCGGGCACTCTATTGGGAACATTATAATAAGAACAGCATTAGCAG AGAGTATTATGGAACCTTACCTGAGATTCCTCCATACATACGTATCTCTGTCTGGTCCACACTTGGGATATCTATACAGTTCAAATTCTTTATTCAATTCCGGGTTGTGGCTTTTGAAGAAGCTCAAGGGGACGCAGTGCATTCATCAGCTAACTTTCACAGATGACCCAGATATCCGTAACACTTTCTTCTACAAACTTTGTAAG CAAAAAACTCTGGAAAATTTCAAGAATATAGTCCTCCTTTCGTCACCCCAG GATGGTTATGTTCCATATCACTCTGCCAGAATTGAGTCATGCCGGGCAGCATCAACAGACTATTCCAAAAAGGGAAAAGCATTTCTGGAGATGTTGAATTACTGCATAGACCAGATAAGGGCTCCTACCTGTGAGAACCGGGTGTTTATTCGTTGTGATGTCAACTTTGACACGTCTACCTATGGCAAAAACTTGAATACTTTCATTGGACGAGCTGCTCATATAGAGTTTTTGGAGTCAGATATTTTTGCTCGGTTCATAATGTGGTCGTTTCCAGAACTATTTGAATAA